Proteins found in one Falco cherrug isolate bFalChe1 chromosome 18, bFalChe1.pri, whole genome shotgun sequence genomic segment:
- the POLB gene encoding DNA polymerase beta, translating to MSKRKAPRESPNEGITDFLTELANYERNVNRAVHKYNAYRKAASVISRYPSKIRSGAEAKKLDGVGAKIAEKIDEFLSTGKLRKLEKIRQDDTSASISLLTRVTGIGPAAARKFVEEGIKTLEDLRKNEHKLTHHQRIGLKYFEDFEKRIPREEMLQMQEIVLKEVSKLDPNYIATVCGSFRRGAESSGDMDVLLTHPSFTSESSKQSKLLRQVVEQLEKVHFVTDMLSKGDTKFMGVCQLPNKDDGTAYPHRRIDIRLIPKDQYYCGVLYFTGSDIFNKNMRTHALEMGFTINEYTIRRLGVTGVAGEALPVECEKDIFDYIQWKYREPKDRSE from the exons ATGAGCAAGCGGAAGGCTCCCCGGGAGAGCCCCAACGAGGGCATCACCGACTTCCTCACCG AACTGGCCAATTACGAGCGCAACGTGAACCGGGCCGTTCACAAGTACAACGCATACAG GAAGGCAGCCTCGGTCATCTCCCGGTACCCCAGCAAGATACGGAGTGGGGCTGAGGCCAAGAAGCTG GATGGAGTAGGTGCTAAAATAGCTGAGAAGATAGATGAGTTTTTATCCACTGGAAAACTACGCAAACTGGAAAAG ATTCGACAAGATGATACAAGTGCATCTATCAGTCTCCTGACACGAGTTACTGGCATTGG tcctgctgctgctaggAAGTTTGTTGAGGAAGGAATTAAGACTTTAGAAG ATCTAAGAAAAAATGAGCACAAGTTAACCCATCACCAGCGTATTGGGTTGAA GTACTTTGAAGATTTTGAGAAAAGAATCCCAAGGGAAGAAATGCTGCAAATGCAG GAAATTGTGCTGAAAGAGGTCAGCAAGCTGGACCCAAACTATATTGCTACAGTCTGTGGCAGTTTTAGACGAG GTGCAGAATCAAGTGGCGATATGGATGTTCTGCTAACCCATCCAAGTTTCACATCTGAATCATCTAAACAg TCAAAACTTCTGCGTCAAGTTGTAGAACAACTGGAAAAAGTCCACTTTGTCACAGACATGCTGTCTAAAGGTGACACCAAATTCATG GGTGTCTGTCAGCTGCCAAATAAAGACGACGGAACAGCCTATCCACATAGGAGAATTGATATCCg ACTTATCCCCAAAGATCAGTATTACTGTGGTGTACTGTATTTCACAGGAAGTGATATATTCAATAAGAACATGAGAACTCATGCTCTGGAAATGGGCTTCACAATCAATGAGTACACAATCCGTCGCTTGGGTGTCACTG GAGTTGCTGGGGAGGCCCTACCTGTAGAATGTGAAAAAGATATCTTTGACTACATCCAGTGGAAGTACCGAGAGCCAAAGGATCGGAGTGAATAA
- the VDAC3 gene encoding voltage-dependent anion-selective channel protein 3, protein MAVPPSYSDLGKSARDVFNKGYGFGMVKLELKTKSSSGVEFTATGSSNTDTGKASGSLETKYKIKDYGLTFTQKWNTDNTLGTEVSMEDQLAEGLKVALDTTFVPNTGKKSGKLKTSYKREYVNLGCNIDIDVSGPTIYGWAVLGYEGWLAGYQMAFDTAKSKLSQNNFALGYKAGDFQLHTNVNDGTEFGGSIYQKVNNKVETSVNLAWTAGSNNTRFGIATKYQLDEKTSIVAKVNNASLIGIGYTHALRPGVKLTLSGLIDGKNFSAGGHKIGLGFELEA, encoded by the exons ATGGCTGTCCCACCATCATACAGTGACTTGGGAAAGTCTGCCAGGGATGTATTCAACAAGGGATATG GATTTGGAATGGTCAAGTTAGAGTTGAAGACCAAGTCTTCCAGTGGGGTG GAGTTCACTGCAACTGGTTCTTCCAACACAGACACAGGCAAAGCTTCAGGCAGTCTAGAGACCAAATATAAGATCAAAGACTATGGGCTTACATTCACCCAGAAGTGGAACACAGACAACACATTGGGAACAGAAGTTTCCATGGAGGATCAG ttggCTGAAGGATTGAAGGTGGCTCTTGACACTACATTTGTACCAAACACAGG gaAGAAGAGTGGAAAGTTGAAGACCTCCTACAAAAGAGAATATGTAAATCTAGGCTGCAACATAGACATTGATGTCTCTGGACCAACCATCTATGGCTGGGCCGTGTTGGGCTATGAAGGCTGGCTTGCTGGCTACCAGATGGCTTTTGATACAGCCAAGTCTAAGCTTTCACAAAATAACTTTGCCTTGGGATATAAGGCAGGAGACTTTCAGCTGCACACTAACGT GAACGATGGCACAGAGTTTGGTGGGTCTATTTATCAGAAGGTTAATAATAAGGTTGAGACATCAGTCAATCTTGCATGGACTGCTGGCAGTAACAACACACGGTTTGGTATTGCTACTAAGTATCAACTGGATGAGAAGACTTCCATTGTG GCTAAAGTGAATAATGCCAGCCTGATTGGAATTGGTTACACTCATGCCCTCCGACCTG GTGTAAAGCTGACCCTCTCAGGCTTAATTGACGGCAAGAATTTCAGTGCTGGAGGTCACAAAATTGGGCTGGGATTTGAGCTGGAAGCTTAA
- the IKBKB gene encoding inhibitor of nuclear factor kappa-B kinase subunit beta has translation MSRPPALQAQTCGPWEMKERLGTGGFGNVIRWHNKETGEQVAIKQCRQELSPRNRDRWALEIQIMKRLNHPNVVAARDVPEGMQKLAPNDLPLLAMEYCQGGDLRKYLNQLENCCGLREEAILILLSDIASALRYLHENRIIHRDLKPENIVLQQGEQRLIHKIIDLGYAKELDQGSLCTSFVGTLQYLAPELLEQQKYTVTVDYWSFGTLAFECITGFRPFLPNWQPVQWHTKVQQKSELDIVVSEDLSGEVKFSSSLPCPNNLNSVLAGRLEKWLQLMLMWHPRQRGTDPTYGPNGCFKALDDILNLKLLHVLNMVTGTVYTYPVTEEETLQTVKARIHSDTGIPEQDQELLQEAGLALFSEKLATKRIVDSKVNDTAAADTDLLFLFDNQKVAYEPQVALRPHPESVDCILQDPKKNLHFFQLRKVWGQIWHTIRMLKEDCNRLQQGQRAAMMNLLRYNSTLSKMKNSMASLSQQLKAKLDFFKTSIQIDLEKYKEQIEFGITSEKLLFAWKEMEQAVELCGREDDVDQLVKRMMALQTDIVDLQRSPLGRKQGGTLEDLEEQARELYRRLREKPRDQRTSGDSQEIVRLLLQAIQTFEKKVRVIYAQLSKTVVCKQKALELFPRVEKVMNLMNEDEETVVRLQEKRQKELWNLLKIACSKVRGPVTGSPESVNTSRLGSPGQLLLQVPSGTYNLSESVRKSEELLLESQKLCNQLENVMHDTMKDQEQSFMALDWSWLQLQVEETNSPEQTQM, from the exons GCTGAACCATCCCAATGTGGTGGCTGCCCGTGATGTCCCTGAAGGGATGCAGAAGCTTGCACCAAATGACTTGCCTTTGCTGGCCATGGAGTACTGCCAAGGCGGAGATCTCCGTAAG TACCTGAATCAGCTGGAGAACTGCTGTGGCTTGCGGGAAGAAGCTATTCTCATCTTGTTGTCTGATATTG CTTCTGCTCTCAGGTACCTTCATGAGAACAGGATCATCCACAGAGACTTGAAACCAGAGAACATTGTGCTGCAGCAAGGAGAGCAAAGG TTAATACACAAAATCATTGACCTTGGGTATGCCAAGGAGCTGGATCAAGGTAGCCTATGTACATCCTTTGTTGGGACTCTACAGTACTTG gctccagagctgctggaacagCAGAAGTACACAGTGACAGTGGATTACTGGAGCTTTGGCACACTGGCCTTTGAGTGCATTACAGGCTTCCGACCATTCCTACCCAACTGGCAGCCAGTGCAGTG GCATACAAAAGTGCAACAGAAGAGTGAGCTGGACATTGTCGTTTCAGAAGATTTATCTGGAGAAGTCAAGTTTTCTAGCAGTTTACCCTGCCCAAACAATCTAAACAG TGTTTTGGCTgggaggctggagaaatggTTGCAGCTCATGTTAATGTGGCACCCACGGCAGAGAGGGACAGATCCCACATATGGACCCAATGGGTGTTTCAAAGCTTTGGATGACATTTTGAACTTGAAG TTGCTCCACGTTTTGAACATGGTTACGGGAACTGTATATACCTATCCTGTGACAGAGGAGGAGACTCTGCAAACTGTGAAGGCCAGGATCCACTCAGACACGGGAATCCCAGAACAGGACCAGGAACTACTGCAGGAAGCTGGACTGGCATTGTTTTCTGAGAAGCTGGCTACTAAGCGTATAGTTGATAGCAAG GTGAACGATACTGCAGCTGCAGACACAgacctcctcttcctctttgatAACCAGAAAGTTGCCTATGAGCCTCAGGTTGCCTTGCGCCCTCATCCGGAAAGCGTTGACTGCATCC TTCAGGATCCAAAGAAGAATCTCCACTTTTTCCAGTTGCGGAAAGTGTGGGGTCAGATCTGGCACACAATCCGGATGCTGAAAGAGGACTGTAACCGGCTTCAGCAGGGGCAGCGAGCAGCCAT GATGAATCTGTTGCGTTACAATAGTACCCTCTCTAAGATGAAGAATTCTATGGCCTcgctttcccagcagctgaaagcaaagctggaCTTCTTTAAAACAAGCATTCAGATTGATCTGGAGAAGTATAAAGAGCAGATTGAATTTGGAATTA CTTCTGAGAAGCTGCTGTTTGCCTGGAAGGAGATGGAGCAAGCTGTGGAACTTTGTGGGCGG GAGGATGATGTGGATCAGCTAGTGAAGAGGATGATGGCCCTGCAGACAGACATTGTGGACCTGCAGAGAAGCCCACTAGGTCGTAAACAAGGAGGAACACTGGAGGATTT AGAAGAGCAAGCCAGAGAGCTGTACCGGAGATTGAGAGAGAAGCCAAGAG ATCAGAGGACAAGCGGTGACAGCCAAGAAATAGTACGACTGCTCCTACAGGCAATCCAGACCTTTGAAAAAAAGGTCAGAGTCATTTATGCTCAACTCAG TAAAACTGTAGTTTGCAAGCAGAAGGCACTGGAATTGTTCCCCCGAGTGGAGAAAGTGATGAATCTGATGAATGAAGATGAGGAAACGGTTGTTAGGCTTCAAGAGAAACGACAGAAAGAACTGTGGAACTTGCTGAAAATTGCTTGC agtaaAGTACGTGGTCCTGTTACTGGCAGTCCAGAGAGCGTGAACACATCACGTCTTGGTAGCCCtggtcagctgctgctgcaggttccTTCTGGAACATACAATTTATCAGAATCTGTCAGGAAAAG TGAGGAGCTACTGTTGGAATCACAGAAACTCTGTAACCAACTGGAAAATGTGATGCATGACACAATGAAGGATCAGGAGCAGAGCTTCATG GCTCTAgactggagctggctgcagcttcAGGTAGAAGAAACAAACAGTCCGGAGCAAACCCAGATGTAA